From the genome of Brienomyrus brachyistius isolate T26 chromosome 8, BBRACH_0.4, whole genome shotgun sequence, one region includes:
- the rbm39a gene encoding RNA-binding protein 39a encodes MGDSNMADDFDIEAMLEAPYKKDEIKSSSANGHEERSKKKKRSRSRSRSRDKRRSKSRDHKKSREQKRSRSRERKRSRSRERRRSRSRSRERGGRYRARRSPFAGPKFNGGSRGKIGPPPAIKLSRRRSRSRSPFRKDKSPIREPIDNLTPEERDARTVFCMQLAARIRPRDLEEFFSAVGKVRDVRMISDRNSRRSKGIAYIEFVEANSVPLAIGLTGQKLLGVPIIVQASQAEKNRAAAMSNNLQKGNAGPMRLYVGSLHFNITEDMLRGIFEPFGRIESIQLMMDSETGRSKGYGFITFADAECAKKALEQLNGFELAGRPMKVGHVTERTDASTASSFLDSDELERTGIDLGTTGRLQLMARLAEGTGLQIPPAAQQALQMSGSIPFGAMASVSDLQARLTQPTEAAINPTLNLNLNLNVNTALNLPTQPLATQCFQLSNMFNPQSEDEPGWDIEIQDDVIEECNKHGGVVHVYVDKNSSQGNVYVKCPTIPAAMAAVNALHGRWFAGNMITAAYVPLPTYHNLFPDSVVATQLLMPARR; translated from the exons ATG GGTGACTCCAACATGGCAGACGATTTTGATATCGAAGCTATGCTTGAAGCACCTTATAAAAAG GATGAGATCAAGTCCAGTAGTGCCAATGGCCATGAAGAGCGTAGTAAGAA GAAAAAGCGGAGTAGGAGTCGCAGTCGAAGCCGCGACAAACGGAGAAGCAAGAGTCGTGATCATAAAAAAAGTCGAGAGCAAAAACGCAGCCGAAGTCGCGAGCGAAAGCGCAGCCGCAGCCGTGAAAGACGGCGCAGTCGCTCGCGGAGTCGGGAGCGTGGCGGCCGATACAGAGCCCGCAGGAGCCCCTT TGCGGGGCCAAAATTTAACGGTGGTTCCAGGGGGAAGATTGGCCCACCACCTGCCATCAAACTAAG CCGGAGACGTTCCAGGAGCAGAAGTCCCTTCAGGAAAGATAAGAGTCCAATACG GGAGCCAATTGACAACCTCACTCCAGAAGAGAGGGATGCACGCACAGTTTTCTGCATGCAGCTGGCTGCACGGATTAGACCTCGTGACCTGGAGGAGTTCTTCTCTGCTGTTGGGAAG GTGAGAGATGTGAGGATGATTTCTGACCGCAACTCCAGAAGATCAAAGGGGATTGCTTATATTGAATTTGTTGAAGCTAATTCTGTACCTCTGGCGATTGGTCTGACTGGCCAGAAGCTTCTGGGGGTGCCTATTATTGTGCAGGCATCACAG GCTGAGAAGAATCGTGCTGCTGCGATGTCCAACAACCTGCAGAAGGGTAACGCCGGGCCCATGAGGCTTTATGTGGGCTCCTTGCATTTCAATATCACAGAGGACATGCTGCGGGGGATCTTCGAGCCTTTTGGTCGG ATTGAGAGCATCCAGCTGATGATGGACAGTGAAACTGGAAGATCCAAGGGATATGGATTTATCACT TTTGCAGATGCTGAATGTGCTAAAAAGGCTCTGGAACAGTTGAATGGCTTTGAGTTGGCTGGCCGACCAATGAAAGTGGGTCATGTGACTGAACGTACTGATGCGTCAACTGCCAGCTCTTTCCTGGACAGTGATGAGCTTGAGAGAACTGGTATCGACCTGGGAACCACTGGGCGCCTGCAGCTGATGGCCAGACTGGCTGAAG GTACAGGCTTACAGATTCCTCCAGCTGCCCAACAGGCCCTGCAGATGAGTGGCTCTATTCCATTTGGTGCCATGGCGTCTGTATCTG atttgcaagcaagGTTGACTCAACCCACTGAAG CTGCGATCAACCCGACACTGAACCTAAACCTGAACCTGAATGTGAACACCGCTCTGAACCTGCCAACACAGCCACTGGCCACGCAGTGCTTCCAGCTTTCCAACATGTTCAACCCTCAGTC TGAAGATGAACCAGGGTGGGACATTGAAATTCAAGATGATGTCATTGAAGAATGCAACAAACATGGCGGGGTTGTACATGTATATGTTGACAAGAATTCATCTCAA GGTAACGTGTATGTGAAATGCCCCACCATCCCCGCTGCCATGGCGGCTGTGAATGCTTTACACGGCAGATGGTTTGCAG GAAATATGATCACGGCAGCCTATGTTCCGCTGCCAACCTACCACAATCTCTTCCCAGACTCTGTGGTGGCTACTCAGCTCCTGATGCCGGCTCGGCGATGA
- the si:ch211-15p9.2 gene encoding pyruvate dehydrogenase [acetyl-transferring]-phosphatase 1, mitochondrial has product MHKWKSVNPHGFSQLFLCCDLNRLWRFIGLSVCKGVCRPSINQNRKYRADSQTNQTSFPQINHFFTCNEYSYKVNGYEGRSNSPVLGFDSNLLPSNSPPEDRWSAATCLQSRGMLFGVFDGHGGYACAQAVSERLFYYIAMSLLPLKTLVDIEDAVEKDRPVIPILQWHKHPSDHPSIGSNAGKRYFNSLRSYWQELIDLGGDEGRDIQNALVKAFRRLDNDISLEAQADFGEDFSCYAPIRVALSGCTACIAHLDGTHLYVANLGDSRAMIGLQENNGMWSALTISNDHNAKNPMEVRRLHSEHPRSEKATVVRHDRLLGRLTPFRAFGNVKFKWNSELLMHVCERRQEMLPGNDIASMFPPEAHTPPYLIAEPEVTYHRVRPQDKFLVLATDGLWELMHRQNVVQVLGEHLTGIHWQKPISGLSLTLGQMQTLLTERRTRALSALEDANSATHLIRHALGGDGFGTVDTEYLFRMLNLPQDLVRMYRDDITVTVIHLNQPGLEANCNGSKRIMNLT; this is encoded by the coding sequence ATGCACAAGTGGAAATCAGTAAACCCACACGGTTTCAGTCAGCTTTTTTTGTGCTGTGATCTCAATAGATTATGGCGCTTCATTGGCCTCTCAGTGTGCAAGGGGGTCTGTCGTCcaagtataaaccaaaacagGAAGTATAGAGCTGATTCTCAGACAAATCAGACATCCTTTCCTCAGATTAATCATTTTTTTACATGTAAtgaatatagttataaagtcaaTGGGTATGAAGGAAGAAGCAACAGTCCAGTTCTGGGGTTTGACAGCAACCTGTTGCCCTCAAACTCGCCTCCTGAGGACCGGTGGAGTGCTGCCACCTGCCTGCAGAGCAGGGGAATGCTTTTTGGTGTGTTTGACGGGCATGGAGGCTATGCGTGTGCGCAGGCTGTCAGCGAGCGACTTTTCTATTACATAGCCATGTCTCTGCTTCCGCTGAAGACGCTGGTGGACATCGAAGATGCGGTGGAAAAAGACCGGCCGGTCATTCCAATCCTGCAGTGGCACAAGCATCCCAGTGACCATCCCAGCATTGGCAGCAATGCCGGAAAGCGCTACTTCAACAGCCTACGATCATACTGGCAGGAGTTGATTGACCTTGGGGGGGATGAGGGCAGAGACATCCAGAATGCCCTGGTCAAGGCCTTCAGGAGACTGGACAACGACATCTCCCTGGAAGCACAGGCAGACTTCGGGGAAGACTTTTCCTGTTATGCTCCCATCAGGGTGGCACTCTCGGGCTGCACAGCATGCATAGCACACTTGGACGGCACCCATCTGTATGTAGCGAACCTCGGTGACAGCCGGGCTATGATTGGCCTCCAGGAAAACAATGGAATGTGGTCAGCCTTGACCATCAGCAATGACCACAATGCCAAGAACCCGATGGAGGTGCGGAGGCTGCACTCTGAGCACCCACGGTCCGAGAAGGCGACTGTGGTCAGGCACGACCGATTGCTGGGACGCCTCACCCCATTCCGGGCCTTTGGGAACGTCAAATTTAAGTGGAACAGCGAGCTCCTCATGCACGTATGTGAGAGGCGTCAAGAGATGCTGCCAGGGAATGACATTGCCAGCATGTTCCCTCCTGAGGCTCATACGCCACCGTACCTCATCGCTGAGCCAGAGGTCACGTACCACAGGGTCCGACCCCAGGACAAATTTCTAGTCCTTGCAACAGATGGATTATGGGAGCTGATGCACCGGCAGAATGTGGTACAGGTCCTTGGGGAGCACCTGACTGGAATCCACTGGCAGAAGCCCATCTCGGGACTGTCACTGACACTGGGCCAGATGCAGACCTTGCTCACGGAACGCAGAACGCGGGCCCTCTCTGCTCTCGAAGACGCTAACTCGGCTACCCATCTAATCCGTCACGCTCTGGGGGGTGATGGCTTTGGTACCGTGGATACTGAGTATCTGTTCAGGATGCTAAACCTACCACAAGACCTTGTGAGAATGTACAGGGATGACATTACAGTCACAGTGATACATCTAAACCAACCAGGCCTTGAAGCCAACTGCAATGGAAGCAAAAGAATTATGAATTTAACGTGA
- the nfs1 gene encoding cysteine desulfurase, mitochondrial: MFGKTVIRSIWGSRSAVACYRREYTESVVSVAHRQKEIIKSRYLEQDELRPLYMDFQATTPMDPRVLDAMLPYQVNYYGNPHSRTHAYGWESESAMEKARKQVADLIGADPREIVFTSGATESNNMSLKGVSRFYRAKKKHIITTQIEHKCVLDSCRVLEAEGFNITYLPVKSNGLIDLKQLEETIQPDTSLVSVMTVNNEIGVKQPVKEIGEICRSRSVFFHTDAAQAVGKIPIDVTDWKIDLMSISGHKIYGPKGVGALYVRRRPRVRLEPIQSGGGQERGLRSGTVPTPLAVGLGAACEIAQQEMQYDHSRVSMLAKRLVQKIMSELPDVVMNGDPDQRYPGCVNLSFAYVEGESLLMALKDVALSSGSACTSASLEPSYVLRAIGADEDLAHSSIRFGIGRFTTEEEVDFTAEKCIQQVKRLREMSPLWEMVQEGIDLKSIKWTQH; encoded by the exons ATGTTTGGCAAGACGGTAATAAGGAGTATTTGGGGATCGAGGAGTGCGGTGGCATGCTATCGTCGGGAGTATACAGAAAGTGTTGTCAGTGTCGCCCATCGACAGAAGG AAATTATCAAAAGCAGATACTTGGAACAAGATGAGCTCCGGCCTCTCTACATGGATTTTCAAGCTACAACTCCAATG gACCCACGAGTTTTGGATGCCATGCTTCCTTATCAAGTAAACTATTATGGAAACCCGCATTCCAGGACGCATGCGTATGGGTGGGAGAGTGAGAGTGCTATGGAAAAGGCCagaaag CAAGTAGCAGATTTGATTGGAGCAGACCCCAGGGAGATCGTTTTTACCAGCGGAGCAACCGAGTCCAACAACATGTCACTCAAA GGGGTGTCTCGGTTTTATCGAGCCAAGAAGAAACACATAATTACCACCCAGATTGAGCACAAGTGTGTCCTGGACTCATGTCGTGTTCTAGAAGCAGAAGGTTTTAACATCACTTACCTTCCAGTGAAAAGCAACGGCTTGATTGACCTAAAG CAACTTGAAGAAACCATCCAACCAGATACAAGTCTGGTATCCGTGATGACTGTGAACAATGAGATCGGAGTGAAACAGCCAGTGAAGGAAATTG GTGAAATCTGCCGATCGAGGAGTGTGTTCTTCCACACAGATGCTGCGCAGGCGGTTGGGAAGATCCCCATCGATGTCACAGACTGGAAGATTGACCTCATGTCTATCAGCGGTCACAAGATATATGGTCCTAAAG GAGTGGGGGCGCTGTACGTACGGCGACGGCCCCGGGTTCGGCTGGAGCCCATCCAGTCTGGTGGGGGACAGGAGCGAGGACTGCGTTCTGGAACTGTTCCCACCCCCCTGGCGGTGGGACTAGGAGCTGCATGTGAAATTGCACAACAGGAAATGCAG TATGACCACAGTCGGGTGTCTATGTTGGCCAAGCGCCTTGTTCAGAAAATTATGTCGGAGCTGCCTGATGTAGTCATGAATGGAGATCCTGACCAGAGATATCCAG GATGCGTAAACTTATCCTTTGCCTACGTGGAAGGTGAGAGTCTGCTGATGGCCTTGAAGGATGTGGCCCTGTCCTCTGGCAG TGCCTGTACTTCTGCATCGCTGGAGCCCTCCTACGTGCTGAGAGCCATTGGCGCAGATGAGGATCTCGCACACTCTTCAATCAG GTTCGGTATTGGAAGATTTACCACGGAGGAGGAAGTCGACTTCACAGCAGAGAAGTGCATCCAGCAGGTCAAGCGTCTGAGGGAAATGAG CCCCCTGTGGGAAATGGTGCAGGAAGGAATCGATTTGAAGAGCATCAAATGGACACAGCACTGA
- the LOC125747044 gene encoding RNA-binding protein 12-like isoform X1: MAVVIRLQGLPIVAGTMDIRHFFSGLTIPDGGVHIVGGEHGEAFIVFATDEDARLGMMRTGGTIKGSKVSLLLSSKTEMQNMIELSRRRFETGNSEGPAGNGRSGPPVSSGGSGRSSLPTTMPGFSNPSPTTITTTSSVHESVSNKSISTFTTTSMASMPPSFSNNFSSPSLTMGSTMTTAMSTLNSVPPPIPPLPTLPSLPPMPSIPPMPVPPPVSSLPPVPAVTPLTPVPPVPPMTHMPHIPTLPPFNPGVPPPVGPVTSGLSGSGPPLSISNPSHMFLGPLNPLGPLNIQAPLKSTAVSPDELYIHLQGLPFSATEMDVRDFFQGLGVDSVRFLRDHLGRSNGKALVKFFAPQDTFEALKRNNGMIGQRYVDMTPVTERQWLASGGASSTSGGQGSDKHASSTDHDLHRRTGSSSESPSGRERARSRSPHKQEYCVYLKGLPYEVENKQIFDFFKNLDIIEDSIYIAYGPNGRATGEGFVEFRNENDYKVALSCHMQFMGSRFIQVHPITKKGMFEKIDIIRKRMQGSQVDQKGSSLEGGGKGSRTCAHISNIPYNVSKKDVRLFLEGIQLFEESLKVLVDGNGNGLGQAVVQFRSEEEALKAERLHRQKLNGRDAFVHLVTFDQMKEIERNPPPQVKRGQKSQGGVQTHAPGHTSSHAYPTMAGDEYSFLRNSVGGLNNGPPFVTPFSGPGNGLGGPPPPMPPISGALGEVPLNVPPPMVASHLPGPVLEPPGFRPGPGGNSGPPGFGPDGMRGIPPFDNGPRKSGAHPGRGGGQGRAGGAQAGFAPGSEAMRGPSGISGGPGSQRPTIVKIQNMPFTVTVDEILDFFYGYQVLPGSVCLQYSEKGMPTGEAMVAFESHDEAMSAVLDLNDRPIGSRKVKITLG, translated from the coding sequence ATGGCTGTGGTCATCCGCCTGCAAGGTCTCCCCATTGTGGCGGGGACCATGGACATTCGCCATTTCTTCTCTGGATTGACCATTCCGGATGGTGGCGTGCATATTGTAGGGGGTGAACATGGTGAGGCTTTTATCGTTTTCGCCACCGACGAAGACGCAAGGCTCGGCATGATGCGTACCGGGGGGACAATTAAGGGGTCTAAGGTGTCACTTTTGCTGAGTAGCAAGACCGAAATGCAGAACATGATCGAGCTTAGTCGCAGGCGTTTCGAGACTGGTAACTCGGAGGGACCTGCAGGGAATGGTAGGTCTGGGCCACCAGTTAGCAGTGGTGGAAGTGGGAGGTCTAGCTTGCCGACTACCATGCCGGGGTTCAGCAACCCCTCACCAACCACCATCACCACTACTTCCTCCGTGCACGAATCTGTGAGCAACAAAAGCATATCTACGTTTACAACGACCAGCATGGCAAGCATGCCCCCGAGCTTCAGCAACAACTTCAGCAGCCCCAGTCTTACCATGGGATCCACTATGACGACAGCCATGTCCACCTTGAATTCTGTTCCGCCCCCTATACCACCTTTGCCCACTTTACCATCTCTGCCACCCATGCCTTCCATACCACCAATGCCGGTGCCGCCGCCAGTGTCCAGTTTGCCGCCAGTTCCTGCTGTAACGCCCTTAACTCCTGTACCCCCTGTTCCACCTATGACTCACATGCCGCACATACCTACTCTGCCCCCCTTCAATCCAGGTGTCCCTCCCCCAGTTGGTCCTGTGACCAGTGGATTAAGTGGCTCAGGGCCTCCATTATCTATTAGCAACCCGAGCCATATGTTCCTTGGACCTCTGAACccactgggccccctgaatatcCAGGCTCCGTTGAAGTCCACTGCTGTCAGTCCAGATGAGTTGTACATACACCTCCAAGGCCTGCCATTTTCTGCCACTGAAATGGATGTCAGGGACTTCTTCCAGGGCCTGGGAGTGGACTCAGTACGTTTTCTGAGGGACCATCTTGGCAGGAGCAATGGTAAGGCATTGGTGAAGTTTTTTGCACCCCAGGATACTTTCGAAGCTCTTAAAAGAAACAATGGAATGATAGGTCAGAGGTATGTCGACATGACGCCTGTGACTGAGAGGCAGTGGCTTGCTTCGGGCGGAGCAAGCAGCACAAGTGGAGGTCAAGGGTCAGACAAACACGCAAGCAGCACTGACCATGACCTACACCGTCGCACAGGTTCCAGTTCGGAATCACCCTCTGGGCGTGAGCGGGCCAGATCTCGCTCTCCCCACAAACAGGAATACTGCGTCTATTTGAAAGGACTGCCATATGAAGTAGAGAATAAGCAGATATTCGATTTTTTCAAAAACCTGGACATTATAGAAGATAGCATTTACATAGCTTATGGACCAAATGGCCGAGCAACCGGAGAAGGTTTTGTTGAGTTTAGGAATGAAAATGATTACAAGGTCGCCCTTAGTTGTCACATGCAGTTTATGGGCAGCAGGTTCATACAGGTTCACCCGATCACCAAGAAGGGCATGTTTGAAAAGATTGACATTATCCGAAAAAGGATGCAGGGTTCTCAAGTTGACCAGAAAGGCAGCTCGTTGGAAGGTGGGGGAAAAGGCTCCAGGACATGTGCACATATCTCAAATATTCCGTACAATGTGTCCAAGAAAGATGTCCGTCTGTTCTTAGAGGGGATCCAGCTGTTTGAAGAGAGCCTCAAAGTTCTTGTTGACGGTAATGGTAACGGTCTTGGTCAAGCTGTAGTACAGTTCAGGTCAGAAGAGGAGGCCCTCAAAGCAGAAAGGCTCCACAGACAGAAACTGAATGGGAGAGATGCCTTTGTACACCTGGTGACCTTCGACCAAATGAAAGAGATCGAAAGAAACCCACCACCACAGGTGAAGAGGGGACAGAAAAGTCAGGGGGGTGTCCAGACACACGCTCCCGGCCACACCTCAAGCCATGCCTATCCTACCATGGCAGGGGATGAGTACTCCTTCTTGAGAAACAGCGTAGGTGGTTTAAATAATGGACCCCCTTTTGTTACCCCTTTCAGTGGGCCTGGAAATGGACTAGGGGGTCCACCACCCCCCATGCCCCCAATATCAGGAGCCTTAGGAGAGGTTCCACTGAATGTTCCTCCACCAATGGTTGCTAGTCACTTACCTGGTCCAGTGCTAGAGCCTCCAGGCTTCCGACCTGGACCTGGTGGTAACAGTGGTCCACCTGGCTTTGGGCCTGATGGCATGAGAGGTATTCCGCCTTTTGATAATGGGCCCAGAAAGAGTGGTGCGCACCCAGGTCGGGGTGGTGGACAGGGCAGGGCGGGTGGTGCCCAGGCTGGATTTGCCCCAGGGTCTGAAGCAATGAGAGGCCCCTCTGGTATAAGCGGAGGCCCAGGGAGCCAACGGCCAACGATTGTCAAGATCCAAAACATGCCGTTCACAGTGACGGTTGATGAGATACTTGATTTTTTCTATGGTTATCAGGTGCTGCCTGGCTCTGTGTGCCTTCAGTACAGTGAGAAAGGCATGCCTACAGGAGAGGCAATGGTTGCATTTGAGTCACATGATGAGGCTATGTCTGCAGTCTTGGATCTTAATGATAGGCCTATTGGCTCACGGAAAGTAAAGATAACGTTAGGTTAG